Proteins from one Triticum aestivum cultivar Chinese Spring chromosome 7A, IWGSC CS RefSeq v2.1, whole genome shotgun sequence genomic window:
- the LOC123154239 gene encoding DCN1-like protein 4 isoform X2 translates to MRRSSKKSSSSSAAAVPTKAVSKEIERIDQLFYTYADGSSSMIDPEGIETLCSHLEVPHTDVRILMLAWKMGCEKQGYFTLDEWRTGMKALRADSISKLKKAFPELVQEVTRSSNFQDFYPYAFRYCLTEDKKKCIEIPVACELLNLVLSLQFRPQVEKLINYLKHQNEYKVINMDQWMGFLRFCNEINFPSLDNYDADQAWPLILDNFVEWLRASEN, encoded by the exons ATGAGGCGCTCCTCCAAGAAGTCGTCGTCATCGTCCGCCGCGGCCG TTCCCACTAAAGCGGTTTCAAAGGAAATAGAGCGGATTGACCAACTTTTCTATACATATGCTGATGGCTCATCCAGCATGATTGA CCCAGAAGGCATCGAAACACTCTGCTCTCATCTTGAAGTTCCACATACAGATGTTCGGATTCTGATGTTAGCATG GAAAATGGGCTGTGAAAAGCAAGGTTATTTTACTCTG GATGAATGGAGAACTGGGATGAAAGCTCTGCGAGCTGATAGCATCAGTAAACTGAAGAAAGCCTTTCCTGAACTGGTCCAAGAA GTTACGAGGTCCTCTAATTTCCAGGATTTCTATCCATATGCGTTCCGTTATTGCCTAACAG AGGACAAGAAGAAGTGTATAGAAATACCTGTTGCTTGTGAGTTATTGAATCTAGTGTTGAGCTTGCAGTTCCGCCCGCAGGTTGAAAAACTTATTAATTACCTTAAG CATCAAAATGAGTACAAGGTTATAAACATGGATCAATGGATGGGATTTCTTCGGTTCTGCAATGAG ATAAACTTCCCATCACTTGACAATTATGATGCAGACCAAGCTTGGCCTTTAATTTTAGACAATTTTGTTGAATGGTTAAGAGCAAGTGAAAATTAG
- the LOC123154239 gene encoding DCN1-like protein 4 isoform X1, protein MRRSSKKSSSSSAAAGEEQVNEKQNRKRKGVSTNLTSRKAQRVPTKAVSKEIERIDQLFYTYADGSSSMIDPEGIETLCSHLEVPHTDVRILMLAWKMGCEKQGYFTLDEWRTGMKALRADSISKLKKAFPELVQEVTRSSNFQDFYPYAFRYCLTEDKKKCIEIPVACELLNLVLSLQFRPQVEKLINYLKHQNEYKVINMDQWMGFLRFCNEINFPSLDNYDADQAWPLILDNFVEWLRASEN, encoded by the exons ATGAGGCGCTCCTCCAAGAAGTCGTCGTCATCGTCCGCCGCGGCCG GTGAGGAACAAGTAaatgaaaaacaaaacagaaaaagaaaaggagtcAGTACAAACCTGACCAGCAGGAAAGCACAACGTG TTCCCACTAAAGCGGTTTCAAAGGAAATAGAGCGGATTGACCAACTTTTCTATACATATGCTGATGGCTCATCCAGCATGATTGA CCCAGAAGGCATCGAAACACTCTGCTCTCATCTTGAAGTTCCACATACAGATGTTCGGATTCTGATGTTAGCATG GAAAATGGGCTGTGAAAAGCAAGGTTATTTTACTCTG GATGAATGGAGAACTGGGATGAAAGCTCTGCGAGCTGATAGCATCAGTAAACTGAAGAAAGCCTTTCCTGAACTGGTCCAAGAA GTTACGAGGTCCTCTAATTTCCAGGATTTCTATCCATATGCGTTCCGTTATTGCCTAACAG AGGACAAGAAGAAGTGTATAGAAATACCTGTTGCTTGTGAGTTATTGAATCTAGTGTTGAGCTTGCAGTTCCGCCCGCAGGTTGAAAAACTTATTAATTACCTTAAG CATCAAAATGAGTACAAGGTTATAAACATGGATCAATGGATGGGATTTCTTCGGTTCTGCAATGAG ATAAACTTCCCATCACTTGACAATTATGATGCAGACCAAGCTTGGCCTTTAATTTTAGACAATTTTGTTGAATGGTTAAGAGCAAGTGAAAATTAG